In Halorientalis sp. LT38, a genomic segment contains:
- the thiE gene encoding thiamine phosphate synthase, with protein sequence MDTYLVTAESLSAGRSTVEIVEAAIDGGIDVVQLREKEATARARYDLGRRLRDLTAEADVLLIVNDRIDIAAAIDADGVHLGDDDLPVSVAREQLGDDAIVGRSVSTVEAAREAEQAGADYLGVGAVFATDSKDTDPEQSEIGLERIEAIDAAVDIPFVGIGGVAAANAADVVRAGADGVAVISAITAADDPAAATHELNDAVAAGRVEA encoded by the coding sequence CTGGACACGTACCTGGTGACGGCCGAGTCGCTCTCGGCGGGGCGCTCGACGGTCGAGATCGTAGAGGCGGCCATCGACGGCGGGATCGACGTCGTGCAGTTGCGCGAGAAGGAGGCGACCGCGCGGGCGCGCTACGACCTCGGACGGCGGCTCCGCGACCTGACAGCCGAGGCCGACGTCCTGCTGATCGTCAACGACCGCATCGACATCGCGGCGGCGATCGACGCCGACGGCGTCCACCTCGGGGACGACGACCTGCCCGTGTCCGTCGCCCGCGAGCAACTCGGCGACGACGCGATCGTGGGCCGGTCGGTCTCCACCGTCGAGGCGGCCCGCGAGGCCGAGCAGGCGGGCGCTGACTACCTCGGCGTCGGCGCCGTGTTCGCGACCGACTCGAAGGACACCGACCCGGAGCAATCGGAGATCGGGCTCGAACGGATCGAAGCGATCGACGCGGCGGTCGATATTCCCTTCGTGGGCATCGGCGGCGTGGCGGCGGCGAACGCGGCGGACGTGGTCCGTGCCGGTGCGGACGGCGTCGCGGTGATCTCGGCGATCACGGCGGCCGACGATCCGGCGGCGGCGACCCACGAACTGAACGACGCGGTCGCTGCCGGACGGGTGGAAGCATGA
- a CDS encoding SRPBCC domain-containing protein has protein sequence MDEIITDIEIDGSPEAVWAVLTDFEAYPEWNPAMEIDGDAVEGDRLEVTMDYENMRKMTFNPRVLVADRPTELRWQGRLFVSGLYDGEHRFELTSLDDGERTRLTQAETFRGVLVGFINRRIGDDVEAGFNQVNEALKRRVENS, from the coding sequence ATGGACGAAATAATAACAGACATCGAGATAGACGGCTCGCCAGAGGCTGTGTGGGCTGTCTTGACTGATTTTGAGGCGTATCCCGAATGGAATCCAGCGATGGAGATAGATGGAGATGCGGTCGAGGGCGACCGACTGGAGGTGACGATGGATTACGAGAATATGAGAAAAATGACGTTCAACCCGAGGGTTCTCGTGGCGGACAGACCGACCGAGCTTCGGTGGCAAGGTCGACTGTTTGTCTCCGGACTCTACGACGGCGAGCATCGATTCGAACTCACTTCGCTTGACGACGGTGAGCGGACGCGACTGACACAGGCTGAAACCTTTCGCGGGGTATTGGTGGGATTTATCAACCGTCGAATCGGCGACGATGTCGAGGCAGGATTCAATCAAGTGAACGAGGCCTTGAAGCGACGCGTGGAAAACAGCTAA
- a CDS encoding IS5 family transposase gives MDSLPKSRLLRFVERAMVLARRAVTRFSTRYSRKRFTLRQHVVLLCLKVKKTTTYRDLVDELIEMPRICDALGLDSIPAPSTLCKAFDRLEMAVWRVLLNVSLADLPLNGVTGIDASGFERAHASTHYTKRTNLTIQHLKTTLLVDTATNAILDVHVTTTRKHDTQIAPQVVKRNVQSIAVLTGDKGYDDQKLRQLARDHGIRPLIKHREFTSLHKAWNARLDSDLYHRRNMNETVNAVIKQKFGAFVRSRLWWKQFRELLIKCVVHNVERGLAISDDECEYPEF, from the coding sequence ATGGATTCCCTGCCGAAGTCACGACTTCTCCGGTTCGTTGAACGAGCTATGGTGCTGGCTCGCCGTGCTGTTACACGGTTTTCGACACGCTATTCTCGGAAGCGGTTCACGCTCCGCCAGCACGTCGTTCTTCTCTGTCTCAAGGTGAAGAAGACGACCACGTACCGCGACCTCGTTGATGAACTTATCGAGATGCCCCGCATTTGTGACGCCCTCGGTCTCGATTCGATTCCCGCACCCTCGACACTCTGCAAGGCGTTCGACCGCTTGGAGATGGCCGTCTGGCGGGTTCTGCTGAACGTTTCGCTTGCGGACTTGCCGCTGAACGGTGTCACCGGTATCGATGCCTCCGGGTTTGAGCGGGCGCATGCCTCAACTCACTACACGAAACGAACAAACCTCACCATCCAGCACTTGAAAACAACGCTGTTGGTCGATACAGCGACCAACGCAATTCTCGATGTGCACGTGACGACAACGCGGAAGCACGACACGCAGATTGCGCCACAAGTAGTGAAACGGAACGTCCAGTCTATCGCGGTCTTGACCGGTGACAAGGGATACGACGACCAGAAGCTACGGCAGCTCGCCCGTGACCACGGTATTCGACCACTTATTAAGCATCGTGAGTTCACCTCACTCCACAAAGCGTGGAATGCACGGCTGGACAGCGACCTCTACCATCGTCGAAACATGAACGAGACAGTCAACGCGGTGATCAAACAGAAGTTCGGAGCTTTTGTGCGGTCACGTCTCTGGTGGAAGCAGTTCCGTGAACTCCTCATCAAGTGTGTCGTTCACAATGTGGAACGAGGGCTGGCTATTTCAGACGATGAGTGCGAATATCCGGAATTCTGA
- the thiM gene encoding hydroxyethylthiazole kinase produces MSVDLQAAFDAVAETGPLVNCITNDVTVNDVANVVLHWGGLPVMSDDPGDAPEMVAGAQGLLLNMGTVSEAGLETFLATGESAMEHDVPIVVDPVGVGATSVRDEAAERLVTDLDPTVIKGNYGEITALAGETADVRGVESVGEYDDIVPTAQAVAEGTGAVVIASGVTDVVATADRAFEVDVGDARMGEFVGSGCMLGATAAVFAGSVADPLDASLAATVAFGRAGERAAAGAYGEFEGPASYRIAFLDATAGLDAAEAASDADRITELG; encoded by the coding sequence ATGAGCGTGGATCTGCAGGCGGCCTTCGACGCCGTCGCGGAGACGGGACCGCTCGTCAACTGCATCACCAACGACGTGACGGTCAACGACGTGGCCAACGTCGTCCTCCACTGGGGCGGCCTCCCGGTCATGTCCGACGATCCCGGCGACGCGCCGGAGATGGTCGCCGGCGCGCAGGGCCTCCTCCTCAACATGGGCACCGTCTCCGAGGCGGGCCTCGAAACCTTCCTCGCCACCGGCGAATCGGCGATGGAACACGACGTGCCCATCGTCGTCGACCCCGTGGGCGTCGGCGCGACGTCGGTCCGGGACGAGGCGGCAGAACGGCTGGTGACCGACCTCGATCCGACGGTCATCAAGGGCAACTACGGCGAGATCACGGCGCTGGCGGGCGAGACGGCCGACGTCCGCGGCGTCGAGTCGGTCGGTGAGTACGACGACATCGTCCCGACGGCGCAGGCGGTCGCCGAGGGCACCGGGGCCGTCGTGATCGCCTCCGGCGTGACGGACGTGGTGGCGACCGCCGACCGCGCGTTCGAGGTCGATGTCGGCGACGCCCGCATGGGCGAGTTCGTCGGGTCGGGCTGTATGCTCGGCGCGACCGCGGCCGTCTTCGCCGGCAGCGTCGCCGACCCGCTGGACGCGAGTCTGGCCGCGACGGTCGCCTTCGGCCGCGCCGGCGAACGCGCCGCGGCGGGCGCCTACGGCGAGTTCGAGGGGCCGGCCAGCTACCGGATCGCCTTCCTCGACGCCACCGCGGGGCTCGACGCGGCCGAGGCCGCGTCCGACGCGGACCGGATCACGGAACTGGGCTGA
- a CDS encoding class I SAM-dependent methyltransferase: MPQTDPSGPTEGPDDEQGGADVDRPSRSDAVSVAEIEATYDEKAEQVARWQWLDRLFAGRYRGRQFAGASGRVLDVACGTGPNFRYLTDASEIVGVDLSAAMLAQARAELDRLDRSGRVQRMDAQRLAFPDDAFDTVVSSFSTCTFPDPVAAVREMARVCDPDGRLLLLEHGQSDAAPLAKLLDWRAPAHYEKSGCRLTQEPLAHVREADLSVERSETALFGVLTAIEARPGET; this comes from the coding sequence ATGCCACAGACGGACCCGAGCGGACCGACGGAGGGGCCGGACGACGAACAGGGGGGCGCGGACGTGGACCGTCCGTCCCGGAGCGACGCGGTCTCGGTCGCCGAGATCGAAGCGACCTACGACGAGAAGGCCGAGCAGGTCGCGCGGTGGCAGTGGTTGGACCGCCTGTTCGCCGGGCGCTACCGCGGCCGGCAGTTCGCGGGGGCGAGCGGCCGCGTCCTCGACGTTGCCTGTGGCACCGGGCCGAACTTCCGGTATCTGACCGACGCCAGCGAAATCGTCGGCGTCGACCTGAGCGCCGCGATGCTCGCCCAGGCCCGGGCGGAACTCGACCGCCTGGATCGGTCCGGCCGGGTCCAGCGGATGGACGCCCAGCGACTGGCGTTCCCGGACGACGCCTTCGACACCGTCGTCTCTTCCTTTTCGACCTGTACGTTCCCGGACCCCGTGGCCGCCGTCCGGGAGATGGCCCGCGTCTGCGACCCGGACGGACGCCTCCTGCTGCTCGAACACGGACAGAGCGACGCCGCACCGCTGGCGAAACTGCTCGACTGGCGCGCGCCGGCCCACTACGAGAAATCGGGCTGTCGGCTGACCCAGGAGCCGCTGGCCCACGTCCGCGAGGCGGACCTGTCCGTCGAGCGCTCTGAGACGGCGCTGTTCGGCGTGCTCACCGCCATCGAGGCGCGACCGGGAGAGACGTAG